A window from Camelus dromedarius isolate mCamDro1 chromosome 9, mCamDro1.pat, whole genome shotgun sequence encodes these proteins:
- the LOC105096732 gene encoding major allergen I polypeptide chain 1, whose amino-acid sequence MKPAGALLLLGAALLLILGGNCDICPVMKDDVNRFLVGTPEEYIAIVRQYNSNSLIEANARKLKSCVDGKLTLEDKQNALSALDKIYTDPLC is encoded by the exons ATGAAGCCGGCTGGAGCTCTCCTGCTGCTCGGGGCtgccttgctcctgatcttaggcGGAA ATTGTGACATATGCCCAGTCATGAAGGACGATGTTAACAGGTTCCTGGTTGGAACCCCTGAAGAATATATTGCAATAGTGAGACAGTACAACTCGAACAGTTTGATAGAGGCCAATGCTAGGAAGCTGAAGAGCTGCGTTGATGGGAAGCTGACACTGGAGGATAAGCAGAATGCTCTCAGCGCTCTG GATAAAATATACACAGATCCTTTGTGTTAA